ACCTGGCTTTGAGATCATCCACGCCCATGTTGATGGCCGCCTCCATGTGCTGCTTCAGCTGGGGATTGGTGAGGTCCGTGAAGCCTTTCAGATTCCCCTTCAGTGTTATTCCCTTTaacagaaataacacacacacYCAATGAAATGTCTGGCCATTTGTCTGTCtcccataaaaaaaatgtaaagacttCTCCACTGCATTTCCCTCCTTATCCTCAAATCGTTTTATTGGGCAACGAATACATTGATTCTCACACTGAGAATCTGTCTTAATTATCGATTTTAATAATCGATTTCTCTTATATCCTAACAAGCTCTCATCCTAACACACCTGGAatctcctctcatcaccctgCTCCTGAGCAAGCATGGTCTGGATCTTCTCCAACATGCCTCCTGCCTTTGCCCGAAGCTTTAGTGCTTCCAGTCTGGTCACTGTCTTCCTCAACTCTGATGTGGCTTGGGGGAGGATCAGGTCATTCCTTTGCAGGGTGAGGCTAAGTGAGGATAGCTCCTCAAAKATGTCTGAAAGAAAATGGCAGAATACACAAAAGAGTGCATTCACCATTTCCCACTTTATCTGTTAAGTAGTGAGTTAATAAACTGTCACCTGTCAATTACTTGATTCTGAAAGTTCATTTGAGTCTTGAACCTATTTTWtttttttgtattattaatttWWWWWWAAACTAGTTTCCTGTGTAAAAGTGACCTTCTTTTCCCGCCCTTGAACTTCCGCTGTTGTTGATGCTACGGCCAGGTGTTCCATGTGCTGCAGAACAACGGAGTACTGAACTTCGTCAGTGGCAAGGTCCTTGTCTTGTCCATGCCATAGGAACACTTTGAGGGCTCTGTGGACATGGGGGATCTAGCGAGTTCCCTTGACGCTAGACGGTGTGCAAATATCCACACCGAGCTCATGCCCGAGAacacagatctctcatttggattTTCCGCTGAAGTGATACGTCTTCCATATCAGATTCAGAAGATGGTACACGACAGACACCGTTGGCTCTTTCTTCTGAATGGTCAGTAGTTCCAGCTCTAGTCTGTGAAAGTCAGAACAGAATCTTCCAAACAATTCACCATCTCCTTCCKCCCCTGTCTCTTGTGccaacagaaaacaataattctGTGGTATTTACCATTCCAGCACTTagcgcacgcacacagacacacacacagtattgtttAACATTCTCTGCTagcaaataaaacaaaattataGATAATTTATTAGTTACAAACCTATGTGGCATACAGTGGATTGGGATTATAtgcccccctgcctctctctgcagGTGGGCAATCACTCCCCCACGGTGGCCCATGTTCACGGAGGCACCATCTGCCCCGAAGGAGATGCCCCTCTTCATCCAtgaccctccatcctcctctgggcaAACAGCACGAAATGTGGCCTTGGTGGCATCCAAAACACATCGAatgacaacacaaaaaaacaattaCACAAAAGTATTTCTGACAAACTAAATTATCTCCATTATGAATAATGATTCAACTTTACACAATAATAAAGCCTATAAAGAGGAACAACTTACCAATGGCATGAGAGTGCTCAAGTGTCTGTTGTCCGACCAGGAGATTGACTGGCTTCCCATCCTCCAACAAGCGCACGTAGACAATCTCGCATTCGGTGTTGGATAGATCAGTGTCTCCGTCTATTAGAACGGCAAGATACATCGCGGATTTCAGCTTCGCTGACAGGCTCTCTCTCATTATGTCAGCAATTTGACCGATCATCTCCGCACATTTTACATCATTGTCGTATGTGGGATTAATGTCAACTCRGTTTTTGTGGTGGAGTCTGATAAGCAGCCCAAATTTGAcgaaagtttcttcttctttcgcAATGAAGTATGCcatgtttatctttattttcaGCMgcctcctcttctcctccgcaGACAGCAGCACTTGCCTCCTCAAGGCTGCTGACATCGTGCCTGATGGCTTCTCCTGTCTCAACAGGTACAGATCTCGGCACTGGATATGCCGCCACGAGATGTTATGTTTCGCTACGCAATCTCTTTTCAGATGCGGGTTTCCTGACACGAAGGACGAGTTGCCCGCCTGTTTCTGCCCTCTACAATATTTGCAGAACATGACGTTGTTTTCGAACTCTAGCCATGGGAACATTTTGAGCCA
This genomic window from Salvelinus sp. IW2-2015 linkage group LG30, ASM291031v2, whole genome shotgun sequence contains:
- the LOC111955012 gene encoding uncharacterized protein, producing the protein MGSQSISWSDNRHLSTLMPLATFRAVCPEEDGGSWMKRGISFGADGASVNMGHRGGVIAHLQREAGGHIIPIHCMPHRALKVFLWHGQDKDLATDEVQYSVVLQHMEHLAVASTTAEVQGREKKGITLKGNLKGFTDLTNPQLKQHMEAAINMGVDDLKARFGGLLKDESVQTPVESFRVLNPDTWPEDQPSHLWR